A genome region from Triticum aestivum cultivar Chinese Spring chromosome 2B, IWGSC CS RefSeq v2.1, whole genome shotgun sequence includes the following:
- the LOC123046828 gene encoding receptor kinase-like protein Xa21 — protein sequence MSVTRLSMVNLLAFLLLLFYGAGNINCSTVNHENSRDMRSLLDFKAATNDPTDALRSWDRSVHYCNWTGVICSSLCPGRVAALQLAGQSLSGEITPSLGNLTFLKVLNLSSNGFSGQLTPLNLNQLHELVLLDLSSNSFQGTIPDSLMNCSKLQYLVLSGNMLEGPIPKKIGSLYNLLGLGLSRNNLIGVIPLTISNSTQLEQLSLEENQLGGSIPDVFGQWSKMLELSVGENRLSGRIPPSIFNLTSLQILDLYANKLQGELLLDIGDTLPEIIIFTLGQNILEGHIPASLGNASRLQVIDLSSNSFVGEIPTFGKLLNLMNMNLGYNMLESSESQRWESLYGLTNCSNLYALTLDSNQLQGAIPDLVGRLSTKLRRLHMGGNNLSGIVPLSLANLSSIIDLDLSNNNLTGTVEGWLGSLKNLQSLDLHGNNFIGSIPPSFGNLSELTILSLAQNEFKGHIPPTLGKLSQLSRLDLSYNNLQGDIPPEISELKQLIALYLSSSRLSGKIPDDLGKCQGLVTIQMDHNNLTGVIPTSLGNLLSLYMLNLSYNDLSGAIPTVLSDLQLLSKLDLSYNRLQGALPRNGVFEHPANVSLDGNQGLCGRATGFHVPSCPDASPRTGRHYRLLTVLIPIIGFLSLALLTCFIIHEKIPQATFSLLPSLREKFPRVSYWDLARATGNFSEINLIGEGSYSSVYKGKLRQVKTEIAVKILDLDIPGAEGSFALECKALRGIRHRNIVPLITECSAIDNKGNAFRALIYAFMPNGNLDTWLHHQGNQAAARHLSLAQRINIAINIADALDYLHHDTWRPIIHCDLKPSNILLDIHMNACLGDFGIARFYIDSKLRTVGDSSSIAANGTLGYMAPEYAESGHASTCGDVYSFGIVLLEMLTGKRPTDHMFRNELTIVRFVETNFPDHILNFLDSCLLDECNDAINQVAAGLENPAIFQSLLSLLRIALLCTRQSPTERLNMREVATQMHKINVVNTGGRVRSSTSFKRLVSWASQWS from the exons ATGTCTGTGACGAGACTCAGCATGGTTAATCTGCTGGCGTTTTTGCTGCTGCTGTTCTATGGAGCTGGCAAcatcaattgctcaacagtcaATCACGAGAACAGTAGAGACATGCGCTCGTTGCTGGATTTCAAAGCGGCTACCAACGACCCAACAGATGCCTTGAGATCCTGGGACAGAAGCGTCCACTACTGCaactggacgggtgtcatttgcaGCTCATTGTGTCCAGGGCGTGTCGCCGCTCTGCAACTCGCCGGCCAAAGCTTGTCTGGCGAGATCACCCCCTCTCTTGGGAACTTAACGTTCCTTAAGGTCCTCAACTTGTCCTCCAATGGCTTCTCAGGCCAGTTAACTCCCCTAAACCTAAACCAACTCCATGAGCTGGTCCTCCTTGACCTCAGCTCCAATTCATTCCAGGGGACGATTCCTGACTCACTCATGAATTGTTCAAAACTACAGTATCTAGTTCTTTCTGGAAACATGCTAGAAGGTCCAATCCCCAAGAAAATTGGTTCTCTTTATAATCTATTAGGCTTAGGCCTTTCTAGGAATAATCTTATTGGGGTCATCCCACTAACCATCAGCAACTCCACCCAGTTAGAACAACTTAGCCTTGAAGAAAATCAACTAGGGGGGAGCATTCCTGATGTGTTTGGGCAATGGTCCAAGATGTTGGAATTGTCCGTAGGTGAAAATAGGCTCTCAGGTCGAATACCACCTTCAATCTTTAATCTGACTTCGCTTCAAATATTAGATTTGTATGCAAATAAGCTACAAGGGGAATTGCTGCTTGACATTGGCGATACCCTCCCTGAAATCATAATTTTTACGCTGGGCCAGAACATTCTTGAAGGTCACATCCCAGCTTCCCTAGGAAACGCTTCACGGCTGCAAGTGATAGATTTGTCTTCTAACAGTTTCGTTGGAGAAATTCCTACTTTCGGAAAGCTACTAAACCTTATGAACATGAACCTTGGATATAATATGCTTGAATCAAGTGAAAGCCAAAGATGGGAATCCTTGTATGGACTAACAAACTGTAGTAATCTATATGCGCTAACATTAGATAGTAATCAGCTGCAAGGAGCCATACCAGATTTGGTCGGTAGGTTATCCACTAAACTCAGACGTCTACACATGGGTGGAAACAATCTGTCGGGAATAGTTCCTTTAAGCCTAGCAAACCTTAGTAGCATAATCGATTTGGATCTTAGCAACAACAATTTAACTGGTACAGTCGAAGGATGGTTAGGGAGTCTCAAAAACTTACAATCTTTAGATCTTCATGGAAATAATTTCATTGGATCCATTCCACCATCTTTTGGCAACCTTTCAGAACTGACAATACTTTCTTTAGCACAAAATGAATTTAAAGGTCACATACCTCCCACATTAGGAAAACTTTCACAACTCTCAAGGCTGGACCTTAGCTATAATAATCTGCAAGGTGACATACCTCCAGAAATTAGTGAGCTTAAACAACTCATTGCACTATACCTCTCTTCTAGCAGACTCTCGGGAAAAATTCCTGATGATCTGGGCAAGTGTCAGGGCCTCGTAACCATCCAAATGGACCACAATAATCTCACGGGCGTCATTCCAACCTCTTTAGGCAACCTTTTGAGCTTGTACATGCTCAACCTGTCCTATAATGATTTATCAGGTGCCATCCCAACAGTTCTAAGTGACCTTCAACTTCTTAGCAAGTTAGACCTATCATATAATCGTCTCCAAGGAGCACTCCCAAGAAATGGAGTGTTTGAGCACCCTGCAAACGTTTCACTTGATGGCAACCAGGGACTTTGTGGACGGGCAACCGGTTTCCATGTGCCCTCATGCCCAGATGCCTCGCCGAGAACAGGAAGACATTATCGTTTGCTTACGGTGTTGATCCCAATAATTGGCTTCCTGTCGCTGGCACTGTTGACTTGCTTTATAATCCATGAGAAGATACCACAAGCAACGTTTTCATTGTTGCCTTCTCTTAGGGAGAAATTCCCTAGAGTTTCTTACTGGGATCTAGCTCGAGCGACAGGCAACTTCTCTGAGATTAACTTGATTGGCGAAGGAAGTTACAGTTCAGTGTACAAAGGAAAGTTGAGACAAGTTAAAACGGAAATAGCAGTCAAGATACTTGACCTTGACATTCCAGGTGCCGAAGGAAGTTTTGCATTAGAATGCAAAGCGTTGAGAGGCATCCGTCACAGAAACATTGTTCCTCTCATAACTGAATGCTCTGCAATCGACAACAAAGGCAATGCTTTCAGAGCTCTAATCTATGCTTTCATGCCCAATGGCAACTTGGATACTTGGTTGCATCATCAAGGGAATCAGGCAGCTGCAAGGCATTTAAGCTTAGCTCAAAGAATAAACATCGCTATTAACATAGCTGATGCATTGGACTATCTGCACCATGATACTTGGAGGCCCATCATCCATTGTGATTTGAAGCCGAGTAACATACTCCTAGACATTCATATGAATGCCTGTCTGGGAGACTTTGGCATCGCAAGGTTCTACATTGATTCTAAACTAAGAACGGTCGGAGATTCAAGTTCAATTGCTGCAAACGGCACTCTGGGATATATGGCTCCAG AGTATGCTGAAAGCGGTCATGCATCTACTTGTGGGGACGTATATAGTTTCGGAATAGTACTCTTGGAGATGCTGACAGGAAAAAGACCAACAGATCATATGTTCAGGAATGAACTCACCATTGTCAGATTTGTGGAAACGAATTTTCCTGATCACATATTAAATTTTCTGGATTCCTGTCTGCTAGATGAATGCAATGATGCCATCAACCAAGTAGCAGCAGGACTGGAAAATCCGGCAATCTTTCAGTCCTTGTTATCTTTGCTACGGATAGCACTTCTTTGTACACGCCAATCCCCAACTGAACGGCTTAACATGAGGGAAGTAGCTACCCAAATGCACAAAATCAACGTGGTGAACACGGGAGGGAGAGTGAGGAGCTCAACTTCTTTTAAGAGACTTGTCAGCTGGGCTTCTCAATGGAGCTAA